The nucleotide sequence ACCCGATGGGAGAGGAAGCAGATCTGCACGAGGAAGTGACGAACTATGCCGACTCGCCGGAATTTCACACCATCGTAAGTAAGATGTCGGCGTACATGATCCAGTTCAAGCCCGACGATCCAGCCCCTTTCGCGCTCGAGTTCCTGCGCACGCTCAAGAAAGAGGGCATATTCGGCCCCATGGGCGCGGACCATTGATGAAGCTGCGGTTGCGCAGGATGGTTCAGATGTAATGTACAACACTACGTTTTAGCTAGTTCACCGTTTAGGCGGCAGAGGACTGATAAGCTGTAGGCGAGAGGCAGCATCGCCTGCGGCGAGTAATTCAAGTCGCTGGAGGTGGCAGAGGCTGAAGTCGCACTCAGCCCAAGAAATGTTCGAACCAGGCGCTTGCTCCATCAGTATGTCCTTCACGGCACGAATCGTGCGACGATGCACCGCGGAGTCAGCGTCGGTGTTCTCCCGAAGAGCAAGAGGAGGCGTCACCGTCTGCTGTGCCTCTGCGTCTATGGTCCTCCGATGCCTGTGCCACGCGTTTTCCACGAGGGACAGCGTCCTCCGGGTGACGCCGAGGACACCGAACCTGTACGCCTTGCCAGCACGAATCGCATCGGCGATGTACCCGTCCGCAGTGCTAACCTGCACCCCCTTGATTGCTGCGATTTGCGCTCCGCTCCATCCCCGGTCGAGGTGGAGGTAGTGAACTTCGGTCTTGGCCGGGCTGAGTTGTCCTTGCCAGAAGGCAGGAGCCGCCGGCGTGATCTGGTTGATGTCCCAGGGATCGTCAACGCACACTGTCTCGGCGGTCATCTCAACATCCTCCTTCTCTTCGGctgccgccggggacggctCGACGAACGAATCGGTGACAGGGGGGAGGGTTTGCAGCGTCTCAAAGACGAGCAAACTTGCCCATCCATCCAGAGCGGCATAAGTCACTTGATCCTCTGTGAGTTTTGGAGCCTCCCAATCGCTCATACGACTCGAAGCGTGCTTTGGCAGGCGGTGCGACAGCTGCCactccacgagcgcggccaGTGAGTAGCTCTCGGGGGCAGAACCGGGATGTCCaggccgcgccgccctctcccTCGCAAAATCCCTGAGCTCCAGAACTCCCTCAACCGCCACGTTAAAGTCCCTCCTTATCTTGTGAGCGTCCCCTCGTGCGTTCAGACCAACTTTCACAATCGTTGGATCCACCAGCAGCTCCCTCAGAGACTCCGTCACTCCCGTGAGGCAAAGTCTCAACAGAAAACACACAGCCTTCGCCGGTGGTCGGGGTCTGTAGCAGAATTGCATGAGGCTGGTCAACCTCGGCTCCGTTCCCGCCTTGAACGAGACGAGCCACTCGATATCCCAGCCGAACGTGCGAGGAGCTGACGGAATCGCAGTCAGTCGCCGAATCCTCGCCACCGCAGAATCCACCTCCTGAGGCGTCTCACAAAGGACCACAGACCCGGGGAAGTGCAGATCTGGGAGGGAATTCGGCAAATCGTGGCACCCCTCTGGGAGTGGTAaagcgacggcgggggagaGAGACGCTGGAAGCCGACGCTTACGGGCGGTCGTTTTTCCCTCTTGGGAGACACACACATTTTCTTTGCCGCCCCCCGGATCACCGATCTTCGCATCGTCGGGCGGTACATCTCGTCTCACCTTCGGCATGAACGGGGGAGAAACAGCGGAAACGTGCACCCCCGCTTCTCGCGAGATCTCCAGCGCGAGGTTACGTTTGACGCCGTGGCAAAGCTCGGCGTCTTCGAGCGCTGAGAAGAAGTCGGAGGATACTTCCTCGATCTCGAATGTCGAGTTCATCTTCTTCGCCGCACACCTGATGCTTCAATCGGTTCCAGCTTCGGGGGTAGGCGCCGGTCGGAGTGAGATCCAAAAAAAAAAGTAGTGCTATCCGTAACGCTCGGTGCCCAGTTCGTTTGGGCTGGTCTGCCCGTGACTGTGCCCGGGTGTTGAACGATATCGCGATCTCCGGGTTGGGGTGTTCAAAGTTtttggcgcccgcggtcagatgccgcgcgtcgacgaggagtcGGCCCTCCTCGGGGGGAGCGATGCGGGGGTGAAGAGCCGGCGAGTGGGAACGAGTGCGATTCGATACGCTCTGgccgggagcgcggcgctgtgTTTCGCGCTTGTCGCGGTCCTGACTTTCGGCGGGGAGGTGCGGGAGTACAAATCCCAGGAAAGCGAGCCAGAGCCCGCACCGATCCTTCAGGGTGCACAGGAATCCGATAAGCCTCTGCCGCCGAGCCCGTTCGTGGCGATGCAGGGCATGTTCGCGTACGAGACGTGGACCGAGTCCGAGGTTAAACGTCAGGGGGACCCCGATGACGATGCGCGTCCTCTTCTTCAGTCGATGCCCAACTTTGGCGCGTCCGTGGAATCCTGGGAAACTATACGAACTGCGGTGCAGACGGGGCTTGGCGCCACCGGGCAGCGCAAGCTCTTCATCTTTCTACGTCACGCCCAGGCGATGCACAACCAGTGGGGTCTGCACGCGCACAAAACCAAATCCGTGAACGACATCCCGTGCGACTACAAGGGCAAGGGCAACCTGGTGGACCCCGACCTTACGGGTTTTGGCAGGTTGAATGCGAGGAAGTTTGTGAGGGACGTGCTCGAGAGCGGCTTGGGGAAGGAGATCGGCGGGGAGGCTCGCGTGTTCTCCAGCCCCCTGTCGAGGACGCTGGAGACGACCGAAATAGGTTTCGGTAACCAAACCGTGCTCAAGATCAAGGGTGGTCGTGTGACCGTTAGCGAACTGCTTAGGGAGAGGATTGACACGAGAGTTCCTTTTGAGGTACGGCGGCCAGTCTCGTACAAGAAGGGAGTAGACCAGCAAAACCTCGACGAATTGTTCAGGTTTGACGACGTGGAGCCATCGAAACTGCAGAACGGGGACACGGTCGGGTCCGTCACCGTGGATTTCGACGGAGACAAGGGTATCATGGACCACAGCGTAAAACAATTATGGGAAGGAGAGCAGAACGTGCTCAACACTAAACAATACGCCACGCTGGGAGCGTCGGAGCCGAGGGCGAACCCCACACCGAACACGATGACCAAAACGAAAGCTGATCAGACGGCAGACACAAGCGAGTTGATGGCGCCGCAATGTTTCGTGCCCAGTCGAGGTTTGGGTCTCGCAGTCAGCGAGCGAGGGTGGTGCTGCGTGGAAAACGGCCTGAAGCAGAAGTTTGGCCCCGATAACCTGTTTGACTTTAACGTGACCATCCCGAACAAGGATCTAAGCGAAGCTGAgagaagcgcgcgcgacAAAACAAATGAAACATACGTTTGCAAACTGATGGAGGCGGGGAGGTTGGGGAACAAATTGTGCTACGGGCCCGCGATGTTGGGACTGCTCGCACAAGACGACGTGAACCTGACGCCGGGCAGGGAGGAAGGTGAgaacgagctcgtcggtcgcgtccgcACTTGGATCGCGTCAGTTTTTGACGAGGTGGAGGATCAGGTTATCGTCGCGGTGACACACTCGGACTGGATCAAGCTAGCCATGCACGACCTGGGGGTTGATAAGTCGTGGCTCGTCCCCAGGAACAACGAGATGTTACCGGTAATTGTCGAAGACACGAGGCCCAAACCCATAGAGAAACGTTGAGATCTCCTTCAGGAATAAGAATTAGGATCTGCGAAGGTATCACTTGAGACTATTGTTGCTATTATACCGGTGATCACCAAACGTCATCCTCtgactcgtcctcgtcaacTACAGCGGCGTCCTCATAGTCGATCTCTCCGCCAGCCTCAAAGCCGTCATCCATGTCGTCGCCACCCCAGTCATCCTCGGGCGGCCTCGGCTCGGATGAAGGTGTGAATGGAACAGGCGTCGCGTCCTCTAGGACGAGCGAGTCTTCGAGCTTGGCCGATGCGGCGGGAGTGACCGCCCCTTGAGACTCTGGAGAAGACTCAGGAAGCTCCTCAGGTTCAAAGTCATCGTCTTCCTCAACCACGTATTGTTCAGTCTCACCGATCATCTCCTCAAGCATGGTCGCCTCGGGTGTTTCGGGTTTGGTTTCATCCGTCTCAAACACGTCATGTTCGTACTCATCCCGTCCCGGAGTGCTAGCTTCATCGTCTCTCCAGACCCGTTCAACCTCCTCATCGTCTGGTGCCTCGGGCGGCACAAGGGGTTGAGCAGCCTGAGGAGGCTCTTCTTCATCGTCTCTCCAAACCAGGTcagcctcgtcgtcatcttcAAGCTGTGAAACCGACGGCGCAGCGGGTTCGATTTCCTGCACGTGCCCTCTTGGCGCGGCCAAAGTCTCCTCTTCATCGTCTTTCCAGACGaagtcctcctcgtcatccaCCTTTTCTGGAGGAGCAGAAACCTGCACGGGACTCGGTTGTCGCTCCTCCTGCTGCCTCTGCTGGTACAAGGATACCGGTTTTTCCTGTTCCGCGGGCACGCTCTTCCCGGCTGGTCGACGCACCGGCGCAAGAAACGAACCCAACGCCGGTCCGTTGGATATGCCTCCAAGAGGTTTCAACGGCGCCAGTCCTGGCCGGCCTCTGCCCGACCCAGCAAGGAGCGGCCTGTgtccgccgaggacgggcgCTGATGAAAGAGCCGGAGCCATCAACTGGCCAGAGTTCTCGTCATCGCTGAGATCATCGAGCTTCCCGAAAACTTTCTTTCTCACCCCACTGCTCATGCCGACCGTCGATGTGCGCTGCGCTGCCCTTCTCCGCAGCAACTCCTCCCTCGTCCCTTCCTCGCTGGGATCCAAATCTTCGTCCGAGTCGAGGTCTGTGAGTCGGCTCTTGTCCTTCTTCCGCCTCTTCAACTTTTCCACCTCAGCTGCAATCGCTTCAGCGTCAGGGTCCACCGTCGGAGCCGACGCCGTCTGGCCACCCTTCTTCGGCTTGGCCCTGGCCAGCTCAGCCTCGAGGTCATCTTGCACCTCGTCCACTTCCGGTGCCGAGTTGCTCGGCTGTTCAGCCAAACGCGCGGGAACGCGCTTCTTGAGCACCTTGGACGGTCCCGACGGCCTAGCGGGtgagtcgtcgtcctcctcgatgaaTGTTCTTGCCTTGGGAACCGGTTTAGGACCGTCGGAGGTGAACACAGTGGGCGGCTTGCGTGGGGATTTCGCCCCGGTCAAACCTCGCCCGCCGTCCCCCGAGAGACTCCCGTGATCCTCCTCTGGGGCCTGGTCATCCTTGGGTAGCTTGTCCACCTTGTCATCCGACTTGGAGAACAAGCATCCCATCGCTTTGGGGGACCAGGCTGGCCCGGGTTGGTCCCTCCGCGCCACCGGGTATGATGAGATTCAGATTTGATCGTTGTTTTTCTTGTCCTTGGCCTTTTTTTTTTCCACAAGGAGGACAAGCAGCGAGGAGCGTCATGAGTTTCCTATAAAAACCTATCTTTGAACAGTGTTATGCGTTAAGCCTTACTCGTCCATGGCGTCCTCTTCAGACCCAGACTCAGAGCCAGACTGTGCCTCCTGCACATTCAGAGTGAACTCGTATTCTTGGTCGCAACCCAGGTACGAGTCGCACATGAAGAAAAGCGTGTAGTCGACGTTCCCGGGTTCTGAAGGCGCCTGGAACTCGAGTTTCACCTT is from Micromonas commoda chromosome 12, complete sequence and encodes:
- a CDS encoding predicted protein, producing the protein MNSTFEIEEVSSDFFSALEDAELCHGVKRNLALEISREAGVHVSAVSPPFMPKVRRDVPPDDAKIGDPGGGKENVCVSQEGKTTARKRRLPASLSPAVALPLPEGCHDLPNSLPDLHFPGSVVLCETPQEVDSAVARIRRLTAIPSAPRTFGWDIEWLVSFKAGTEPRLTSLMQFCYRPRPPAKAVCFLLRLCLTGVTESLRELLVDPTIVKVGLNARGDAHKIRRDFNVAVEGVLELRDFARERAARPGHPGSAPESYSLAALVEWQLSHRLPKHASSRMSDWEAPKLTEDQVTYAALDGWASLLVFETLQTLPPVTDSFVEPSPAAAEEKEDVEMTAETVCVDDPWDINQITPAAPAFWQGQLSPAKTEVHYLHLDRGWSGAQIAAIKGVQVSTADGYIADAIRAGKAYRFGVLGVTRRTLSLVENAWHRHRRTIDAEAQQTVTPPLALRENTDADSAVHRRTIRAVKDILMEQAPGSNISWAECDFSLCHLQRLELLAAGDAASRLQLISPLPPKR
- a CDS encoding predicted protein; translated protein: MPRVDEESALLGGSDAGVKSRRVGTSAIRYALAGSAALCFALVAVLTFGGEVREYKSQESEPEPAPILQGAQESDKPLPPSPFVAMQGMFAYETWTESEVKRQGDPDDDARPLLQSMPNFGASVESWETIRTAVQTGLGATGQRKLFIFLRHAQAMHNQWGLHAHKTKSVNDIPCDYKGKGNLVDPDLTGFGRLNARKFVRDVLESGLGKEIGGEARVFSSPLSRTLETTEIGFGNQTVLKIKGGRVTVSELLRERIDTRVPFEVRRPVSYKKGVDQQNLDELFRFDDVEPSKLQNGDTVGSVTVDFDGDKGIMDHSVKQLWEGEQNVLNTKQYATLGASEPRANPTPNTMTKTKADQTADTSELMAPQCFVPSRGLGLAVSERGWCCVENGLKQKFGPDNLFDFNVTIPNKDLSEAERSARDKTNETYVCKLMEAGRLGNKLCYGPAMLGLLAQDDVNLTPGREEGENELVGRVRTWIASVFDEVEDQVIVAVTHSDWIKLAMHDLGVDKSWLVPRNNEMLPVIVEDTRPKPIEKR
- a CDS encoding predicted protein; protein product: MGCLFSKSDDKVDKLPKDDQAPEEDHGSLSGDGGRGLTGAKSPRKPPTVFTSDGPKPVPKARTFIEEDDDSPARPSGPSKVLKKRVPARLAEQPSNSAPEVDEVQDDLEAELARAKPKKGGQTASAPTVDPDAEAIAAEVEKLKRRKKDKSRLTDLDSDEDLDPSEEGTREELLRRRAAQRTSTVGMSSGVRKKVFGKLDDLSDDENSGQLMAPALSSAPVLGGHRPLLAGSGRGRPGLAPLKPLGGISNGPALGSFLAPVRRPAGKSVPAEQEKPVSLYQQRQQEERQPSPVQVSAPPEKVDDEEDFVWKDDEEETLAAPRGHVQEIEPAAPSVSQLEDDDEADLVWRDDEEEPPQAAQPLVPPEAPDDEEVERVWRDDEASTPGRDEYEHDVFETDETKPETPEATMLEEMIGETEQYVVEEDDDFEPEELPESSPESQGAVTPAASAKLEDSLVLEDATPVPFTPSSEPRPPEDDWGGDDMDDGFEAGGEIDYEDAAVVDEDESEDDVW